Proteins encoded by one window of Phosphitispora fastidiosa:
- the lepB gene encoding signal peptidase I produces the protein MEGQNSGENRNISEVTGIEPVMEAAESVPAKKYLFGEVLESVAIAVVLAVIIRVFLFQPFFIPSGSMEPTLIEGDRIIVSKIHYRLGNPQRGEIIVFKYPVDPKKDFIKRVIGLPGETLEIRDSKLYINGEFVEQPFLPPGLSYGSYGPVTIPEGQYFMMGDNRNNSEDSRFWGMLPQENIIGKTLLIYWPVNRVQLLH, from the coding sequence ATGGAAGGGCAGAACTCAGGCGAAAACAGAAACATTTCGGAGGTAACGGGAATCGAGCCTGTGATGGAAGCAGCTGAAAGTGTTCCGGCTAAGAAGTACCTTTTTGGAGAAGTTCTTGAGTCTGTAGCTATTGCGGTTGTTTTGGCGGTTATCATCAGGGTTTTTCTGTTTCAGCCTTTTTTTATTCCTTCAGGGTCAATGGAACCGACCCTTATAGAGGGAGACCGTATTATTGTCAGTAAAATACATTACCGGTTGGGCAATCCCCAACGGGGCGAAATTATTGTGTTTAAATATCCTGTTGACCCTAAGAAAGACTTTATTAAGAGGGTCATCGGACTGCCGGGAGAGACGTTGGAAATCAGGGACAGCAAGCTTTATATAAACGGAGAGTTTGTGGAGCAGCCATTTCTGCCCCCGGGATTGAGTTATGGCAGCTACGGTCCGGTCACAATTCCCGAGGGGCAATACTTTATGATGGGTGACAACAGGAATAACAGTGAAGACAGCCGCTTCTGGGGGATGCTTCCCCAGGAGAATATTATTGGGAAAACACTTTTGATATACTGGCCCGTTAACAGGGTCCAACTGTTGCACTAG
- the ylxM gene encoding YlxM family DNA-binding protein has protein sequence MVKKLQRVAMLYDFYGKLLTPKQQEIHSCYYEHDLSLGEIAEEFGVSRQAVHDILKRGEKILECYEEKLMLVKKFNIEHDKLNQVLALLESLENESLREKIRQVISEIIDIQQE, from the coding sequence ATGGTGAAGAAATTACAGCGGGTAGCCATGTTATATGATTTTTATGGAAAACTCCTGACCCCCAAACAGCAGGAGATTCATTCTTGTTATTATGAGCATGACCTGTCACTGGGTGAGATAGCGGAGGAATTTGGCGTTAGCAGGCAGGCAGTTCACGACATCCTGAAACGGGGAGAAAAGATCCTCGAATGCTATGAGGAAAAACTGATGCTGGTGAAGAAATTTAACATTGAGCATGATAAGCTAAACCAGGTATTAGCTCTTCTTGAAAGCCTTGAAAATGAATCCCTCAGAGAGAAAATAAGACAGGTAATCAGTGAAATAATTGACATACAGCAGGAATAG
- a CDS encoding KH domain-containing protein has translation MKELVEFLAKSLVDNPDEVIVDVVEGDKALVLKLKVTSEDMGKVIGKQGRIAKAIRTIVKAAASKKGKKITVEIV, from the coding sequence ATGAAAGAATTAGTTGAATTTCTTGCCAAATCCTTGGTTGATAACCCGGATGAGGTTATTGTGGATGTGGTTGAGGGAGATAAAGCACTGGTTCTGAAACTGAAGGTGACATCTGAGGATATGGGAAAAGTCATCGGAAAACAGGGAAGAATAGCAAAAGCTATCAGGACTATTGTCAAGGCTGCTGCCAGCAAGAAAGGCAAAAAAATCACCGTGGAAATTGTATAG
- a CDS encoding YlqD family protein: MSDGLKIKRPVIVKVKVTEGFKARMAAEIQENIKRLDAEMQQLEFQVKRMAAELEKKNPQGIPAAKQHVENERQKRINAKNKLTEQLKNIGRIAIGAEVVQGSLESYTEINIGDNWEDIMGVEVLVCDNKIIDIRRS, from the coding sequence ATGTCTGACGGCTTGAAAATAAAAAGGCCGGTAATCGTTAAGGTAAAGGTAACGGAAGGGTTTAAGGCCCGGATGGCTGCGGAAATCCAGGAAAACATCAAAAGACTTGACGCTGAAATGCAGCAGCTTGAATTCCAGGTAAAGAGAATGGCAGCTGAGCTGGAAAAGAAAAATCCCCAGGGGATTCCGGCAGCCAAACAGCATGTGGAAAATGAAAGACAGAAAAGAATAAATGCAAAAAACAAGCTGACAGAACAGTTGAAGAATATTGGCAGGATTGCCATTGGTGCCGAAGTTGTTCAAGGGTCCCTGGAATCTTACACCGAAATCAACATAGGCGATAACTGGGAAGACATAATGGGTGTTGAAGTTTTAGTCTGTGATAATAAAATAATAGATATTAGAAGGAGTTAG
- the rplS gene encoding 50S ribosomal protein L19, which produces MDFVKLIEEEQMKTGFPEFKPGDTVNIHVKVVEGGRERIQQFQGVVIRRRGGGMRETFTVRRISYNVGVERTFPLHSPRIDKIEIVRKGKVRRAKLFYLRKLRGKAARIKEQHR; this is translated from the coding sequence ATGGATTTTGTTAAGCTCATAGAAGAAGAGCAAATGAAAACGGGATTTCCTGAATTTAAACCTGGTGATACCGTTAACATCCACGTTAAGGTAGTGGAGGGCGGCCGGGAAAGGATTCAGCAGTTTCAGGGGGTTGTAATCAGGAGACGCGGCGGAGGAATGCGCGAGACGTTTACTGTACGCAGAATATCATATAATGTGGGAGTTGAAAGAACTTTTCCGCTTCACTCACCCCGAATTGATAAAATAGAAATAGTCCGGAAAGGGAAGGTGCGCCGGGCCAAGCTGTTCTATCTTAGAAAACTTAGGGGCAAAGCTGCCAGAATTAAGGAACAACATAGATAA
- the rimM gene encoding ribosome maturation factor RimM (Essential for efficient processing of 16S rRNA), which produces MKTPMDEHDKLITVGKIVNSQGIKGEVRVWPLTDFSERFKDNSTVLLDINGELRPLTVEHSWKHKNFLVVKFREIIDMNSAKSVKEGLLKVSRDSLRELPRDTFYIFEILGMEVVTSEGFPLGRVKDVIQTGSNDVYVIAGQEKEYLIPAIREIVKNIDRENRLITVEPIEGLLDL; this is translated from the coding sequence ATGAAAACTCCGATGGATGAGCATGATAAACTGATTACTGTTGGAAAAATAGTCAACAGCCAAGGTATCAAAGGTGAAGTCAGGGTCTGGCCGCTGACTGATTTCTCCGAACGATTTAAAGACAACAGTACAGTTTTACTGGATATTAATGGTGAACTCAGACCCCTGACAGTTGAACACTCCTGGAAACACAAGAATTTTCTGGTGGTCAAGTTTAGGGAAATAATTGATATGAATTCTGCAAAGTCTGTAAAGGAAGGCTTGCTTAAGGTATCAAGGGACAGCTTACGGGAACTCCCCAGGGATACGTTTTATATTTTTGAAATTCTGGGTATGGAAGTGGTTACATCAGAGGGGTTCCCCCTGGGCAGGGTTAAAGATGTTATCCAGACCGGCAGTAATGATGTTTATGTTATTGCGGGACAGGAAAAGGAATACTTGATACCTGCCATCAGAGAGATTGTGAAAAATATTGATAGGGAAAACAGGCTGATAACTGTCGAGCCTATTGAAGGGCTTTTGGACCTCTAA
- the rpsP gene encoding 30S ribosomal protein S16 has protein sequence MATRIRLKRQGAKKKPFYRIVVADSRSPRDGRFIEEIGYYDPCKDPAEVKINEEQAVKWLQNGAQPSETVRALLNKAGLIEKAAEK, from the coding sequence ATGGCAACAAGGATTCGTCTGAAAAGGCAGGGTGCTAAGAAAAAGCCCTTTTACCGCATAGTGGTGGCTGATTCCAGATCCCCCAGGGATGGTCGTTTTATTGAAGAAATTGGTTACTATGACCCGTGCAAAGATCCTGCAGAAGTCAAGATAAATGAAGAACAGGCAGTTAAGTGGCTGCAAAACGGGGCACAGCCGTCAGAGACCGTAAGAGCGCTTTTAAATAAAGCAGGGTTGATTGAAAAAGCCGCCGAGAAGTAG
- the ylqF gene encoding ribosome biogenesis GTPase YlqF, which translates to MELDTIQWFPGHMVKARKMVQENLKLVDIVVELLDARIPLSSRNPDIDSILEKKPRIVVLNKADLANDSQTEQWSRWFREGNGLQCVALDSQQGKGIGRLIGLGQELAVQINKKLATKGRKPRAVRMMMVGIPNVGKSSLINKLAGKGYTRTGDRPGLTRGKQWIRVGRGLELLDTPGILWPKFEDPEVGFRLAVTGAIKDEIINIEQITVKLINFLTAASPDTLINRYKLGEVGPDPYETLRLIGAKRGCLVSGGNVDTFKAAVIVLNEFRGGKLGRFTLDTIESDA; encoded by the coding sequence ATGGAACTTGATACAATTCAATGGTTTCCGGGACATATGGTCAAAGCCCGGAAAATGGTTCAGGAGAACCTGAAACTGGTAGATATAGTGGTTGAATTATTGGATGCACGGATTCCATTAAGCAGTCGCAACCCGGATATAGACTCCATTCTTGAAAAAAAGCCGCGGATTGTGGTTTTAAATAAGGCGGACCTGGCTAATGATTCACAGACAGAGCAGTGGAGTCGGTGGTTTCGTGAGGGAAACGGTCTGCAGTGTGTTGCTCTGGATTCCCAGCAGGGCAAGGGCATTGGCAGGCTGATAGGACTGGGACAGGAACTGGCAGTTCAGATAAATAAAAAACTTGCTACCAAAGGAAGAAAACCAAGGGCGGTCAGAATGATGATGGTGGGCATTCCCAATGTGGGGAAGTCTTCATTGATTAACAAGCTGGCCGGAAAGGGTTACACCAGAACAGGGGACCGGCCGGGCTTAACCCGCGGGAAACAATGGATAAGAGTTGGCCGGGGACTGGAACTTCTCGATACCCCGGGTATCCTGTGGCCTAAGTTTGAAGACCCCGAGGTTGGCTTCAGACTGGCTGTTACCGGAGCTATCAAGGATGAAATCATAAACATCGAACAGATAACAGTGAAGCTGATTAATTTCCTGACTGCAGCTTCACCTGATACTTTGATTAACAGGTATAAGCTTGGAGAGGTTGGTCCAGATCCCTATGAAACCCTGAGGTTAATTGGCGCCAAGAGAGGGTGTCTGGTATCTGGGGGTAATGTTGATACATTTAAGGCTGCAGTTATCGTTCTGAATGAGTTCAGGGGCGGAAAACTGGGACGGTTTACTCTGGATACAATTGAAAGCGATGCTTAA
- the trmD gene encoding tRNA (guanosine(37)-N1)-methyltransferase TrmD, which produces MKIDILTLFPEMFAGPFDNSIIKRAREKGMLEIHLTNIRDFAHDKHRIVDDYPFGGGSGMVMKPEPVFEAVEHVTAGGKGSAARVILLCPQGGVFDQETAKRLAREAHLVFICGHYEGIDERVRERIVDEELSIGDFVLTGGEIPAMVVVDAISRLIPGVLGDEESFIHDSFYDGILEHPQYTRPREFEGMPVPEVLLSGNHEKIRLWRRKMSLQRTMERRPDLLKLEDLSAADRKLLEQTEED; this is translated from the coding sequence ATGAAAATTGATATCCTGACCCTTTTCCCGGAAATGTTTGCGGGCCCTTTTGACAACAGTATTATCAAGAGGGCCAGGGAGAAGGGCATGCTTGAAATTCACCTGACCAACATCAGGGATTTTGCCCATGATAAACACAGGATTGTTGATGATTATCCCTTTGGCGGCGGTTCCGGGATGGTAATGAAGCCGGAGCCGGTTTTTGAAGCTGTAGAACATGTTACAGCTGGGGGTAAAGGGAGCGCTGCCAGAGTTATTCTACTGTGTCCCCAGGGCGGGGTATTTGATCAGGAAACCGCTAAGAGGCTTGCCCGGGAAGCACACCTGGTCTTTATCTGCGGACATTATGAGGGTATTGACGAACGGGTCAGGGAGCGGATAGTTGATGAAGAACTCTCCATAGGTGATTTTGTGCTCACCGGTGGCGAAATTCCGGCAATGGTAGTGGTTGACGCCATTTCCAGGCTCATTCCCGGTGTTTTGGGAGATGAGGAGTCCTTTATTCACGACTCCTTTTATGACGGCATTCTGGAACATCCCCAATATACCCGTCCCAGGGAATTTGAAGGAATGCCGGTGCCTGAAGTTCTCTTGAGCGGCAATCATGAAAAAATCCGTCTGTGGCGCAGAAAAATGTCTTTACAGCGGACGATGGAACGCAGGCCTGACCTGTTGAAACTGGAAGACCTTTCTGCGGCAGACCGCAAACTTCTGGAACAGACTGAGGAGGATTAA
- a CDS encoding HD-GYP domain-containing protein: MKRIAIYNAKPDMVIAKEIYGRNGRLLLSRGTVLTQKWIDKLYLYGVPTVYIEPARILPEPVRKEETRTPSRKVTADKRCREELPDIVPYIIREEAEQVVREIMQDIKAGSLFKAEKARAIIEKITNQLIKNRHINGKLADIRILDDYTFSHSVNVCIFAISTGIFMGYSKIRLRELGIGALLHDVGKMKIPEAILQKCGPLTEGEFEQIKKHTVLGYQLLSDNREITPNAALIALQHHECYNGSGYPWGIDNKDIHEYSKIVAIADVYDALTADRVYKNAILPYEAMEIIIASGGYQFNPKITRLFVEHCEIYPVGSTVELNTGECGIITDVNRVLPTRPTVKIIKDVQGNEIDNGAEINLMEKPTVFVNTIISFRRIPCL, encoded by the coding sequence TTGAAAAGGATAGCTATATATAACGCTAAGCCGGATATGGTTATTGCAAAAGAGATATATGGCCGAAATGGCCGCCTTCTTTTGAGCAGAGGCACTGTACTGACTCAAAAGTGGATAGACAAACTGTATTTATATGGTGTTCCGACTGTCTATATTGAGCCGGCAAGAATTCTGCCTGAGCCTGTCAGAAAAGAGGAAACACGCACACCGAGCAGGAAGGTGACGGCAGACAAGCGATGCCGGGAAGAGCTTCCCGACATCGTACCATATATTATCAGAGAAGAGGCTGAACAGGTTGTCAGGGAGATAATGCAGGATATCAAAGCAGGCAGCCTCTTTAAAGCTGAAAAAGCCCGTGCGATTATTGAAAAAATAACAAACCAGTTGATTAAGAACAGGCATATAAATGGTAAGTTGGCAGACATCAGAATTCTTGATGATTATACTTTTTCTCATTCGGTAAATGTCTGTATATTTGCAATTTCGACAGGGATTTTTATGGGGTATTCCAAGATAAGACTCAGAGAGTTGGGTATTGGAGCCCTGCTTCATGATGTCGGGAAGATGAAAATCCCAGAGGCAATTCTTCAAAAATGCGGTCCCCTTACTGAAGGGGAATTTGAACAAATTAAAAAGCATACCGTTTTAGGTTACCAACTTCTCAGTGATAACAGGGAGATAACTCCAAATGCTGCTCTGATTGCTTTGCAGCACCATGAATGTTACAATGGTTCGGGTTATCCCTGGGGTATAGATAATAAAGATATTCATGAATACTCGAAAATTGTTGCCATTGCTGATGTTTATGATGCTTTGACAGCGGACAGGGTATACAAAAATGCCATACTACCCTATGAAGCGATGGAAATCATCATTGCCTCCGGTGGTTATCAGTTTAATCCCAAAATTACAAGGTTATTTGTAGAACACTGTGAAATCTATCCCGTTGGCAGTACTGTTGAACTAAACACCGGAGAGTGTGGCATCATTACCGATGTCAACAGGGTGCTTCCAACCAGACCTACAGTTAAAATCATAAAAGATGTACAAGGGAATGAAATTGATAATGGGGCTGAAATTAACCTGATGGAAAAACCTACGGTATTTGTAAACACAATTATAAGTTTCCGCAGAATACCTTGCCTATAA
- a CDS encoding prohibitin family protein, whose amino-acid sequence MIPKSNGKATKVLIPLVVVGLILLMIAFNSVVVVQPGTRGIVLQLGAVKPLVLNEGFHFKLPFIQKIIPIDVRVGKAQSDQTAASKDLQVVTTTVAVNFHLVPDEVNKLYQNVGLAYEDRIVAPAIGEAVKAVTAQYTAEELISKRSEVSAKVKETLAAKLSTYFMALDEINITEFKFSPEYNNAIEQKQIAEQNALKAKLDLQRIEVEAQQKIEQAKAEAESLRLQKQEVTQELIDLREIEAQIKAIEKWDGKLPSVTGGATPFIDVNTVK is encoded by the coding sequence ATGATTCCCAAATCAAACGGAAAAGCTACCAAGGTGCTAATTCCCCTTGTAGTAGTAGGACTTATTCTGCTCATGATTGCTTTCAACTCTGTCGTCGTTGTTCAACCAGGTACACGAGGGATAGTACTTCAATTAGGCGCAGTGAAACCCCTTGTCCTGAATGAAGGATTTCATTTTAAACTTCCTTTCATTCAAAAAATTATCCCCATTGATGTGCGAGTTGGCAAAGCCCAGTCAGATCAGACTGCTGCTTCCAAGGACTTACAAGTTGTTACCACAACCGTCGCGGTAAACTTTCACCTCGTTCCGGACGAAGTCAACAAGCTTTATCAAAATGTTGGTTTAGCCTATGAAGACCGAATCGTAGCCCCTGCCATCGGAGAAGCAGTTAAAGCAGTTACTGCACAATATACTGCTGAAGAACTGATTTCCAAACGTTCAGAGGTTAGCGCTAAAGTCAAGGAAACTCTTGCCGCTAAACTTTCAACTTATTTTATGGCTCTCGATGAAATTAACATCACTGAGTTCAAGTTCAGTCCAGAATACAATAACGCCATTGAACAAAAACAAATCGCTGAGCAAAACGCCTTAAAAGCGAAGCTTGACCTGCAGCGTATCGAAGTTGAGGCACAACAAAAAATCGAGCAGGCCAAAGCTGAAGCCGAATCCCTGCGTCTTCAAAAACAAGAAGTTACTCAAGAGTTAATTGATTTGAGAGAAATTGAAGCTCAAATCAAAGCCATTGAGAAATGGGACGGTAAACTCCCAAGTGTAACCGGTGGTGCAACTCCGTTCATTGATGTCAACACAGTAAAATAG
- a CDS encoding ribonuclease HII: MDFCNMTLSQIQSFLAGNGQELDEESITALSCDPRAGVRKIYQRICRERVLAEQERVRLGKMTIYERDALDKGFRFIAGVDEVGRGPLAGPVAAAAVILPVGIFLPGLNDSKKLSPAKRDCLFREITKQAVSWSVGFASVEEIDSLNILQASLVAMQRAVSSLQKGPDYILVDAVRIPGIKIPQLPIIKGDGKSVSIAAASIVAKVTRDRMMEELEKLYPGYGFAGHKGYGTPEHLEALKAFGTCNLHRKTFTRNFTAAKVQGKLW; this comes from the coding sequence ATGGATTTTTGCAATATGACGCTCAGTCAAATTCAGTCATTTTTAGCCGGAAATGGTCAGGAACTTGATGAGGAATCAATAACTGCCCTTAGCTGTGACCCGAGAGCCGGGGTCCGCAAAATTTACCAGCGTATCTGCCGCGAACGGGTTCTTGCTGAACAGGAAAGGGTTCGCCTGGGGAAGATGACTATTTACGAACGTGATGCTTTGGACAAAGGCTTTAGGTTTATCGCAGGTGTTGATGAGGTGGGCAGAGGCCCATTGGCAGGACCTGTTGCTGCTGCTGCAGTTATACTGCCTGTGGGGATTTTCCTCCCTGGATTAAACGATTCCAAAAAACTATCTCCTGCAAAAAGGGATTGTCTCTTTCGGGAAATCACGAAACAGGCGGTTTCCTGGTCTGTAGGGTTCGCCTCTGTTGAGGAGATTGACAGTCTTAATATCCTCCAGGCCAGCCTGGTGGCCATGCAGAGGGCTGTATCCAGTTTGCAGAAAGGCCCTGATTATATATTGGTGGATGCAGTAAGAATCCCTGGAATCAAGATTCCCCAGCTCCCGATAATAAAGGGGGACGGGAAGAGCGTCTCGATTGCGGCAGCATCGATAGTTGCCAAGGTAACCCGGGACCGCATGATGGAGGAATTGGAAAAGCTTTACCCCGGATACGGATTTGCCGGTCACAAAGGTTATGGCACACCGGAACACCTGGAGGCACTAAAGGCCTTTGGAACCTGTAACCTGCACCGGAAAACCTTTACCAGGAATTTCACGGCTGCAAAAGTACAGGGTAAGTTGTGGTAG
- the ffh gene encoding signal recognition particle protein, whose translation MIFEGLAEKLQKTFKKLKGKGKLNEKDVEEAMREVRVALLEADVNFKVVKDFVKKLKERAIGQEIMESLTPGQHVIKIVNDELTELMGGTQSKISISSKPPTVIMLVGLQGAGKTTTAGKLANLLRKQGRRPLMAAGDVYRPAAIKQLQVLGEQLDIPVYTLGDKTNPVDIAKGAVEHARSYGNDLVIIDTAGRLHINEELMDELKNIRSTVHPHEILFVMDATTGQDAVTVAKTFDEQLGIDGVIMTKLDGDTRGGAALSVKAVTGKPIKFAGMGEKLDALEPFHPDRMAARILGMGDVLTLIEKAQTGMDAEKALEIQRKIKAQEYTLQDFMEQMDQVKSMGPLDEIIGMIPGLGQAKQLKNLKGAVDEKEFVHMRAIIQSMTPRERKEPKVIKDSRKKRIARGSGTRVSDVNRLLKQFEETKKMMKQLTGMEKSMKKGGGLKLPFFK comes from the coding sequence ATGATTTTTGAAGGGCTTGCCGAGAAACTTCAGAAAACGTTTAAGAAGCTTAAGGGCAAGGGAAAGCTTAATGAAAAAGATGTTGAAGAGGCAATGCGGGAGGTGCGGGTCGCCCTCCTGGAAGCCGATGTTAATTTCAAGGTTGTCAAGGATTTTGTAAAAAAGCTCAAAGAGCGTGCCATTGGTCAGGAAATCATGGAGAGCCTGACACCGGGACAGCATGTAATTAAAATAGTAAATGACGAGTTAACCGAACTAATGGGCGGCACCCAGAGTAAAATCAGTATTTCTTCAAAACCACCCACTGTTATCATGTTGGTTGGTCTGCAAGGAGCAGGGAAGACGACTACGGCTGGAAAACTGGCCAATTTGTTGCGAAAACAGGGTAGGAGGCCTCTTATGGCTGCCGGTGACGTCTATCGCCCTGCAGCTATCAAACAACTGCAGGTACTGGGTGAACAGCTGGATATACCTGTTTATACTCTTGGAGATAAGACAAATCCTGTTGATATAGCCAAAGGGGCCGTGGAACATGCCCGTTCTTATGGGAACGACCTGGTTATTATTGATACCGCTGGACGGCTGCACATAAATGAAGAGCTTATGGATGAGCTGAAAAACATCCGGAGTACGGTTCATCCCCATGAAATTCTCTTTGTTATGGATGCAACAACCGGGCAGGATGCGGTTACTGTTGCCAAAACCTTTGATGAACAGTTGGGCATTGATGGTGTTATTATGACAAAACTTGACGGTGATACCCGGGGGGGAGCCGCTTTATCGGTTAAAGCCGTTACCGGAAAACCCATCAAGTTTGCCGGTATGGGTGAGAAACTGGATGCCCTGGAGCCCTTTCACCCAGACCGGATGGCTGCCAGGATACTTGGTATGGGTGATGTCCTGACCCTGATTGAAAAGGCCCAGACCGGCATGGATGCTGAAAAAGCCTTGGAAATCCAGCGGAAAATTAAGGCACAGGAATATACTCTGCAGGATTTTATGGAACAGATGGACCAGGTCAAAAGCATGGGACCTCTGGATGAGATAATCGGTATGATTCCGGGATTGGGCCAGGCAAAACAGCTTAAAAACCTCAAGGGAGCTGTTGATGAAAAAGAATTTGTTCACATGAGGGCAATTATTCAGTCAATGACCCCCAGGGAGCGCAAGGAACCCAAGGTGATCAAGGATAGCCGCAAAAAGCGGATTGCCAGGGGCAGTGGAACCAGGGTGAGTGATGTTAACCGTCTCCTGAAGCAGTTTGAAGAGACCAAGAAAATGATGAAACAGCTTACCGGAATGGAAAAAAGCATGAAAAAAGGCGGGGGATTAAAGCTTCCGTTCTTTAAATAG
- a CDS encoding RNA methyltransferase: MEPENKPNVYIGLLHYPVYNKRMDVISTSVTNLDIHDIARISCTYDVKRYYVIHPLDTQRKLIGDVLDYWQNGYGATYNSDRKAALDKVALIPGLEETKEEIRKETGVLPTVVTTDARIYPNTITYRELRRRLGDGSPYLILFGTGWGIEKDTMLECDYILEPVYGAGDYNHLSVRSAVAIILDRLLGETWWS, translated from the coding sequence TTGGAGCCTGAAAACAAACCTAATGTCTACATAGGATTGCTTCATTATCCTGTCTATAATAAAAGAATGGATGTTATTTCAACATCGGTCACCAACCTTGATATTCACGATATTGCCAGGATTTCATGTACATATGATGTGAAACGTTATTATGTAATTCACCCCCTGGATACCCAGCGCAAGCTTATCGGGGATGTCCTGGACTACTGGCAGAATGGCTATGGGGCCACCTACAACTCTGACCGGAAGGCAGCCCTTGACAAAGTGGCGCTGATTCCGGGACTGGAGGAGACAAAAGAGGAAATCCGTAAGGAGACCGGTGTCCTTCCCACAGTCGTAACAACCGATGCCAGGATTTACCCCAACACCATAACCTACCGCGAGCTTCGCCGGCGATTGGGTGACGGCAGCCCTTACCTTATTTTATTTGGGACAGGCTGGGGCATCGAAAAAGATACTATGCTGGAGTGTGATTATATCCTGGAGCCTGTTTACGGCGCCGGAGATTATAACCACCTCAGTGTGCGCAGCGCTGTGGCTATTATTTTGGACCGGCTGCTGGGTGAGACATGGTGGTCCTGA